The DNA sequence CAAACTACTATCGCGATGAAATCCTTGACGGAAAAGACCTACCAATCTACTTCACTGCTATGAGCCCATCATTCCGTTCTGAGGCTGGTTCTGCTGGTCGTGATACTCGTGGTTTGATTCGTCTGCACCAATTCCACAAGGTTGAAATGGTCAAATTTGCCAAACCAGAAGAATCTTATGAAGAATTAGAAAAAATGACAGCCAACGCTGAAAACATCCTTCAAAAACTCAACCTTCCATACCGTGTCGTTGCCCTCTCTACTGGGGACATGGGCTTCTCAGCTGCCAAAACTTACGACTTGGAAGTTTGGATTCCAGCCCAAAATACCTACCGTGAAATCTCAAGCTGTTCAAATACAGAAGATTTCCAAGCCCGTCGTGCTCAAATCCGTTACCGAGATGAAGCCGATGGCAAGGTAAAACTCCTTCACACTTTGAACGGTTCTGGACTTGCAGTTGGACGTACAGTGGCTGCAATTCTTGAAAACTACCAAAACGCAGATGGTTCTGTGACCATTCCAGAAGTTCTTCGTCCATATATGGGTGGAGCTGAAGTTATCAAACCATAACAATAAGGCCTAGCTATTTCTAGCTAGACCTTTTTTCGTAACCAAATCAGATAAGCACCCAATACAAAGAATAAAATAGTTAGGCATAGAACAGTTTCAGACAACACCAGATAATCCAGAAATGGAAGTTTCAAAATTCCCTGAGCCATCTTGAGCGAAGTAGCTGTGATAATTGTTGGAAAAGTGAGGGCTGAGAAGGCTGGTTGAAAGCCTTGTTTTAAAATATTAGGCAAGCGAGTTAAAACAAAGAAAAAGAAGGACTGAGATGCCAAAATCATGACGATCAAGAGCCAAGTCGGTAAACCTGCTCCTCCAACTCGAACTAGGGATGCCAGAAGTAGAGAAAAGGGAGCACAGTAGATTCCTTCCTGTCCAAGCAAGGCCGCTGGGAGTGGAGTTTTCTTTAAATCCCTATAAATAAGCGGATAGAGATAGAAGGTCAAGACAAAACCAAAACTCAAGGTCGCATAGGCAATTTCAATGATACCTACCAGAGGATAGGTCAAGGCTGCTACTGCTATCCCCACATAGAGCACCGTCCAGCTAGGAGTCGCATTAGTCTTCCGACCTGGGCAGGCAAATTTGATGGTAAAAGTAGCAATCAAAGCCAAATCCAAGAGAAAGGAAAACCACCAGATTCCTTGTGCTACTATAGGAAAAGCAGGGAATACACGAAAGACATAGGTCGATAAAATCATCCCAGCCATGGGAAAGGTGGCCATTCCTGACAAAAGAGAGGGCTTGGTCAATTCTTGTTTGGTTTCTTTCCAATT is a window from the Streptococcus oralis genome containing:
- a CDS encoding TDT family transporter, with translation MKKLPLVFSGCLLGLAGAGNLIADTWPVLSHLLSLIGLVLWNFFLIFHLLNWKETKQELTKPSLLSGMATFPMAGMILSTYVFRVFPAFPIVAQGIWWFSFLLDLALIATFTIKFACPGRKTNATPSWTVLYVGIAVAALTYPLVGIIEIAYATLSFGFVLTFYLYPLIYRDLKKTPLPAALLGQEGIYCAPFSLLLASLVRVGGAGLPTWLLIVMILASQSFFFFVLTRLPNILKQGFQPAFSALTFPTIITATSLKMAQGILKLPFLDYLVLSETVLCLTILFFVLGAYLIWLRKKV